The genomic stretch aatgtattgatgaacatgggaattcatttttccatcgaTGACAGCAAGTTGTCCAGTACCTGAGGCAGAAAATCAGCGCAAACCATGACGCTCCCTCCatcacagttgggatgaggttttgatgttggtgtactgtacttttttttctccacacatagtgttgtgttccttccaaacaactcaacttcagtttcatctgtccacagaatattttccaGTGGCGCTCTGGAACATTCaagtgctcttttgcgaacttcagacatgcagcaataggtttttttgacagcagtggcttcttccgtggtgtcctcccatgaacaacattcttgtttagtgttttacgtatcgtagacacgtcaacagagatgttagcatgttccagagagttctgtaagtctttagctgacactaggattcttcttaacctcattgagcattctgcgctgtgctcttgcagtcatctttgcaggacggccactcctagggagagtagcaacagtgctgaactttctctatttatagacaatttgtcttacagTGGACTGATGaatatcaaggcttttagagatacttttgtaaccctttccagctttatgcaagtcaaccattcttaatcctaggtcttctgagatctcttttgttcgaggcatggttcacatcaggcaatgcttcaaGTGAATAGCAAATAGTGCTTTTTAttgggcaaggcagctctaaccaacatctccaaactcGTCTCattgactccaggttagctgactcctgactccaattatctTTTGGAGAAGTcgttagcctaggggttcacatactttttccaacctacactgtgaatgttaaattatgtattcaacaTAGACAAATTATTAGTTTTAGCACACTGTTTTTGTCTTGTTTTGACTTAGgggaagatcagatcaaattttttGACAAatgtatgcagaaatccaggtaattccaaagggttcacatactctTCTTGCAACTGTAAATAAAAAATGATGTAGTCTAGAGAAGAGAATATATGTTGTTTTGTTAGCATTTAGCACCAATTTAAGATCAGAAAGTGTCTTCTGAAATGCCAGAATCAGATTTCAAATGTGGAAATGCTTGGCCAATAGTAGGAACGATGGAGTATAACACAGTAACATCAGAGTATAAATTAATTTGACAATTTCTCATTTTGTCATTTATGTTATTAATATAGATATTAAAACAATAGTGGAGATAGTACTGAGCCTTATGGGACACCTTTTTGAAACGCCAGAAACTCCGATTTGATACCATCTACCATGATGACTTGGGTTCTTTCATGGAGATAATTATTGAACCATAAGCAAACATCAGCGCCCAGTCCAATCGAAGACGGCTGATTTTAACAGAGTTCCATGATCAACACCATCAAAAGCTTTGTAAAAGTCAATAAACATGGCAGCACAACTTTTTCTATTATCCAAGACGTTTGCAATATCACTCCCAACAAGCATTGTGGTGCTAGCAGTGCTATGTTTAAGTCTAAAGTCAGATGTATTTATATTAAGGATGCCATTTACATATagaaaagactgtagttgcttgTTGACTAAAGACTCTAGTACTGTGCATACTTACATATCCATGATCCAGATTATAAATCCCTTCCAACGAAACACGTTTGAAGTTCCatgttctctcccctcctctcctctgccgtAGTAATCCGGGAGAGCATCAGCGCGGCTCCAGTGAGACCACTATCCAAAGCCCAGAGACCCAAAAACAACAGCAGCAGAGGGGGAGTCACTCCTACAGCAACAATATGAAGTCACAAAGAGATATAGGGATGGTTTTAAGACTTTCCAGCTTCCAATCACAGTTTTCCAAGAATGATTTTCCAAAGTTTTCCAGGTCCGTCTCTCAGCAGGCAGGAATCGATCCCTGGAAGATGGAATGTGACACAGGAGAAGCTCACCCCCACggatattcacacacacacacactcgtgctCCGCACTCTTGTTCCTAAAAAACCCTCACTCTCATCTCCCACACTCTGTAAGACCCATCGTCTCTGCTATACATTCCCCTCTTACCACCCAACCTGACTACATTGAGCAGAGAGAGCAACTCTGTGGCACAAAGACAGacaaaaagggagagagagaagcagggtgTGGTGGGGGGTAGAGCTTTGGATTTGGCtatggagaaaaagagagacaagCGAATAAGATTGGAGAACCAATGAAgtgagggtgaaagagagagggaacgagacagagaaatagagggaggatTGAGTATGGCATGGGAATTTCATTCAGCTTTGACTGGGAATTTGCCTCCTGACTTTTTCCGTCAATATAAAGTTTGTCTCTTGAGCCACCGTAGCAACAACATACCCAGCAACACTTCCCAAAATAGGCAGAATTGATCGaagataaatcaagaaatctgtcattgaTTTTGACGTTTTTGCCAAGGAAGTCTTAgtcgcgcaattttacatctaactgaGACGTTTGACGCATGAGAACTATTAGTCTCTCTATGAATGTcaacaaacacttcattgaaTAATCCTGTCCATAGTTCCTGCTCCTACTAGgagtagtactgttgaccagTGGGCTGAACAAGACCCCCTGCTACGATCACACACACGTAGGAGCAGACCTACTTTGACTGTTGTTAATATGCTTCATGCTGCTTTTATGAACTGAAGATTTATCATACTGCATTACTTACGCGCgcacgtgtgagtgtgtgtgtatttgagcgCTGGAACAATGATCAGATGATCTGAATGAGCCAATCAAATGTGATCAGTGTTAGATGATAAGGTCTTTCACTCTGAATAAAAAGGTTACTGACGGAATCATTTATTGTTGCTGACCTTAGTCCTACAACACACAAAGACAACAGTTTCCCTAGAGAACAACAGCATaactgtaggcctacacaacTTTGACTCGACCAATAAACGCACACAACTCTCCCACAACCTTTTAGAGAACACAACCAGCATACAACTTCCACACAACCCCCGATCACCTACCTATTGACCTGCCAACAGAACAGACATTCCTCTGCATGAGAACAGAGTTATTGTGTGTCTCTGGCTATCctatccctgcctgcctgcctgcctgcctgcctgaactAATCTGCTCATTAATGTCTAGATTAGGAGAGGAACTCCCAGAAAACGAGAGTGAAAGAGTGGGATATAGAGActagaagaggggagaaggaaaGGCAGATTGGGTCTCTGCTCCTACTGCCTCAGTCATGGGAATGATTAGATTATGACTGTGTAGGACCATCATTTATgtaacacacacatctcaaaAAATAATGAAGCGACTGTCTCTGAGCCAAAAACACAAACCAACCAAGACTGGCATGCAGAGAGAGGCCACGTCAaggaaaatacacacacacacacacacacatcagggaATATACACACCTCCCTTTTTCTCCAGCACATATTAACAAACAACCCGTAGCAATAATGATTTTAAATATAATGAACATGGCAGTTGGTGGCATGACTCAAGACTGTGTGagcccactgagctaaaagcTTGGCATCCGCTAACATCAGTCTTCAAGTTACAGACAGGGGTGCCCCTGTTCATCGGGACATTGTGTGGGTAGCTGCTGTTGGTGCAGGGGTGGAGAaaactgtatctctccaggagtGTTTCCCACCGCTGTGTTAAAGTTCCAGTGAGAGACTTCAGTCACATCATATACCGTACAATGGAGTTGGAACGCACCTCTGATAAGTGGGTCATGGAGTGCACTTAAGAGATGTCACTATGCAGACGTAGCAGGACACTAGAGTTGTTAGTGCGCACCGCTGCCCCTCATTTACCCATAGTCCTCCTCTGCGCCTCAATCTCACTGTAGGATCATTACGTAACCTTTCATCCACTGTCTCACTGCTGTTTCTCCCTTGTGAAAAAGTATTCTCTAACACAAAGAAATAATATGCCTCCAAATGACAAAATATCTGTTTTCCTGTGAGTTCTGTTGACAATAGAGCCCCACAggggaggtgtcataatacccatgcaacctagcagtcaaacagggaaatggttccaattgatTTTTTTGCACAATTCATTTTTCCAATTGGGTATTTTAGAAACACTTGAAATAAGGGCAGCGTTTCGTGTAGACTGACCCTGGTGTGACGTTTTGATGATGTAACTCTCTCTGTACAGGGTGACATCGGCTCCATTTACTCGGATTCTAAAATGCTACAGTAATTAGTattaaaaaaaaggggggggggggttaaattcAGGCGAATATATCGATATAAATAatcttgtcctagagagatttacacggttatcaaaacacagcaattattttaagtgtttctaaaatgttGTGTTTCCTTTTTTGACCACAGAGTTTTATGGGttttatgactcatactgtgggaCTCTGTGCTTGATAGATGTTGTTCTCCATGTTAAAAAGGTCTCTCTTCCTCTAACCAATCATGCAGGCTGACACAAGCACAAATCCTCTCTGAGGAATTCAGGAgacgtgtcagagtgtgtgtgcaaCCACATGGACAGGCGGCTGATTCTTTGTGACCGCCCTGCTTCCATTTTTAGAGGTTTCAACCAGAACTTGACAACAAAGGTCACATTCCTTTAAAAGCACAGGTGCCCTAACCGCATGTGACAGAGAGTGCAGGAAGTCTGTGTGCTACCATGCATTCTTGTTTGTCTCTCTGCAGCATGTACTGTGGAGTCTGGAATGATTGGATCCCTTGACAAAGATGAGgaaaaaaatactgtataaaatcAATAATACAGAAAGCCAGCTACATTGCtaaaacatttattattattttatgcttggggttattgtcttgctggaagatctaCTTGCGGCCACGTTTctgcctcctggcagaggcaaccaggtttttggcaaaaatgtcctggtacttggtaaagttcatgatgtcgttgaccttaacaaggggcCCTGGACCAGCGGAAGCAAAACAGCCTCATAACATCAACGATCCACCACAATATTTTACAGTAGGGATGAGGTATTTTCTGAAAATGTGTTGTTCTTTCGAAGGCCAAAGCCACTGCTGCAGTGTGGccagagctctattttcatgtcatatAACCATAGCAACAATACAAGTGTCAAAGCCAATTAGCAAACTCCAGGCAGTGGTATGGTCAGATGGTGGGTTTGGCCTTCCGAAACAACAACACATATGCAGAAAACACCTCatccctactgtaaaatatggtggggGATCTTTGATGTTTTGACTCAGTTACAGATTTCCTTATTTGTTCACATGAGGAAATTCATTTACACAGCTTCAGCTCTGAAACACTCATCAAGGCTacgtcaggttgtgtgtgtgtgtgtgtgtgttcatgcgagTAAAGTGCGAGTGTGTAGTTAGGTTAATCATGTTATCACCAGAGGGGGTTGGAGAGTAATTGAAGCGTTTGAACAGAAAGTCTGCGATGAACACAAGACAGTTTAAAAAGGCCTTTAGCCACGAAGCCCCAAAACCATGTCTGTCTGCTGAGGAGTAGAATCAGATGTgatagagcagggctggaactaCAGCATCTCATTGACCATGGTTGGTCATAATCCCTGTTCTAAGAGGATCTCAACACTAAAAACTGTTCTTGGACCACACAGCTGGGTTATTTACTATTTACTACCACCTAGTGGTTAAACCTGTATACTGTGAGAGGGGACAGGGGCGAGTTCATAGAAGGAAAAAACAAACGCACACCGACTTTCTCCTAAACATGTTTGTCCTCCTTAGCAGGTGGCCTAACACGGACCTGTAGGCAACTGTTTAACTTGACCAGTCCACTTCATCCGTTTCATCCATCAGAACGCTGCTCCTCTTCAGGTCTTGCTTCATTTTCCCTTTTCCTTGAGGTACACAGCTGAaatagcagggtagcctagtggttagagcgttggactagtaaccggaaggttgcgagttcaaacccccgagctgacaaggtacaaatctgtcgttctgcccctgaacagacagttaacccgctcaggccgtcattgaaaataagaatgtgttcttaactgacttgcctggttaaataaaggtaaaatatatatatttaaaaaaaatatatagctcATGATATTACATATTAGTCAAACACATAAAACAAATAGCCCTCATATCTGACTTGTAAATAATACACAGTCAATAATCCACCGCCTTTAAAACCTGCAGTTGAAAGCTGTTTAATTAAAATGTTGTATGCTGTAAGAAGCATCAACATCCCCCTACCTAGTTTCTCGACAGCCTCCACACACACGCTAGGGTACATGCTGTCGTTGTATGTGGCCACTATAACGTACAGAGCAGTCTTCACAAGAATCAAGCCATGTGTTCCCtgttgagagaaaaaaatatccatCAGACCAGACATACCCTTTCAACAACAAAACAAGTACAGTGCAGTATAGCTGCACTAAACTGCAAAACCACTGCTGTAAAACTGGAGAGAAATAATACGTGTATATTCATAAATTGTGATGAGCCTACTGACACATTTGCAGTAGATGGAGTTCCTGTCAGCTCGGACACAGGTGTATGCTTTGTCTTGAAAGTAGAAGCCCCGCTCTCTGGTCGATGTCATGTGCTTGAAAGAGTCTATGAAAATCTGGGCTTGTGTAGGAAGAACCTGTAAAGTTACAGTGTGAAGGGAAACATAATGAATCTGATCGGAGACAGATGGTTTTTTAGGCTCCCAGATGAATCCACTTCCTCATTGCTTTGATCCATCCAACTGCCTCAACCCCATATGTGGAAAATCATGAATTCTGAAAACTATAATATATTGCACCACAATACCTCTTCCAATTTGAGGTTTGGAAGATAACAATGGGGTGCCCTGTGAAGTGGGCTTGGACTTGGATGTCAACACGGGAATTGGATTGTGTTGATTGCGATGTCTGAatgttcattaaaaaaaaaattacaacaaaAGCGACATGACGAACTTGCCTGAAACCTTGCAGACGCCGCAGTTACTGCTGCAGTCTTGGCAACCAGAATGACAGCGCTTTCCACGTGTTTTGTATCGATAAGACAGTCATTTATCAAATTCTGAAATTGGTTCATAATAACCAATTTTGTCAAAGACTGTATAGTATGTCTTGTCAAGGTCAGAGAACTAACGTTAGCGTTACTGCTGATACTTTTCCCCCTTCAGCGTGGTGGACGACGTTTCCATGGAGACCATCGGTGGGTGTTACTAGCATAAAGAGATCGTAGTGAAAACATGCGTCTGCTAATGGTTCCCATTGTAATTGATCCTTGATACATTTTGCGTACATCaatttaaaaaagaaagaaaacactgccattacatactgtacaattatttttttgctcctctacacacacaaaacacccaTTCAACACATTTTTACAAGAAAGGATGGATGCATTTTTAGCCCTGGGGATGAAGCTACAAGCGCTCTACCTTTTTCTTGTGAGAAGACCAGAAGCAAAAATAAAACAGTTAGGAAGGCAACTGGACCAAACATCTGTTCAAACATCTCAAATATTTATTTAtagattaaaaaaatacaaataaagttgCAACACATATTACATGATGTATGGTTGACACAGTAGGACACACTAGGACAGTTTGAGTGTGTCCACCAGGTCATTGTAATGGTATTTGTCCGATATCGTCTCTACCTTGTCCCAGGCCTGGATGCTTCCCAAAACAGTCAGCACGTCGCTCACCACAGCCCTACAGAAACCACATTACATACATTAACATCAAAACACTACTTTCACCATGGTACATTAATCTGCCTAAAAGTACATTTGAGGTAGGCAGGCAGTGTTACCGTGTGTTGGGGTGGACAGGCTGCTGCTTGCAGACTGAATGGGCAGTCTGGAGGAGGTGGTCACTGAAGGACTTCAGCTGAGAGGGACAGGAGCTCAGGTCTTTAAACCAGGACTTAGGAAAACACACCGCGACCTGCTCAGCGAGAGGGAAATCTTAGTTCATTTGAGAAAAACTTGAAAATGACACCACTAAACTGAGTCATCTCAAAAGACAGCAGAGCAATTATTCCCCAAGAAAACAACTTGAAACCTCCATAGACAATACATTAACATTAGACACACATGTGATTCACCTACACACCTTTTTACATGTGTGGACAGAGTCATGTGAGTGGGTCTCGTTGAGTAGCGTCATCATCAGGTAGCGGTTCAGGAGTTTGTCCAACATTAGCTCCTTCAGAAAATGTTCAGATATCAACCCATCCCACTGACCAATGTTACCTAGGAGCTGATGCACCAGAGACAAAACAACACTAAAAGCAATGCATTGGATGTTACAGAAACAGCAAGAgacaatcaaatcacattttatttggtcacatgcgccaaatacaaccttaccgtgaaatgcttactttacaagccctcaaccaacaatctagttcaagaaagagttaagaaaagatctactaaataaattaaagtaaaaaataaaatcaaaaaaACAATAATGAGactgtaccggtaccgagtcaatgtgtgggggtacaggttagtcgaggtcatttgtacatgtaggtaggggtaaagtgactatgcatagataataaacagcgaatagcagcagtgtagaaacagggggggggggtcgtcaatgcaaatagtccaggtagccatttgattagctgttcaggagtcttatgacttgggggtagaaactgttaaggagccttgtggaactagacttggcgctccggtaccacttgccgtgcggtagtagagagagcaGTTTGAcaagggtgactggagtctttgacaatttttagggtcttccgaggacacagcctagtatatagttcctggatggtaggaagcctggtcccagggatgtactgggctgtgCTCAATACCCCCTGTAGTGctttacggtcggatgccgagcagttgtcgtaccaggcagtgatgcaaccggtcaggatgctctcaatggtgcagctgtataactatgaggatctggggaccattgccaaatcttttcagtctcctgagggggaaaaggcattgttgtgccctctttatgactgtcttggtgtgtttggaccatgatagtttgttggtgatgtggacaccaaggaccttgaagctctcgacccgctccactacagcctcgtcgatgtGAATGGCGGCATGTTCGtcccctccttttcctgtagttcacagtCAGGTCCTTTGTCTTGCCCACGTTGAGCACAacaaagggagaggttgttgtcctggcaccacactgccaggtccctgacctcctccctataggctgactagtctccctgtacctgccactgaaaaacatccccacagcatgatgctgccaccaccatgcttcaccgtagggatggtgccaggtgtcctccagacgtgatgtttGGCATTCAGGTTGTGATaaagcccgggatcgaacccaggttgcgatgcagtgccttagaccgctgcaccagtCTGGAGGGCATttgcttttacatttttttattttgcaaatctttctagaaacctgttttcgctttgtcattatggggtgttgtgtgctgattaatgaggggaaaaaaatgtcatacattttagaataaggcggtaacataacaaaatgtggaagggtctgaatattttccgaatgcactgcagcTGCAATAATCAGCACACAAAGCTCTGTCTCACTCTTAACTATTGGTAGAAATTGTAATCTCCTAATTTTCCTGCAGCAAAATTTGCCTGTATTAGGCTATTGTTGATATGTGTATTTCACGCTACGCTGAGGTAAACATCTTagtataatgcttgtatggatAATGCAATCAAATGCATTGCAGTTAAAAATGACTGGCTACCACCACCGAGTTCTGTATGTTAGCTATGCTACCAGTTTATACGAACGGGAGTTAGCATTTGTTGTGGGAAGTTATAATGGGCTAACTGAACCACATGGTCACTACAGTACACCATCCACTCATGGGAAGCACACCATCGAAAAAAAGACTATTTTAAAACAGTGTTTTTACGTACCTTCACAGCTGTCCAGAACTGCTGGTCTCTGAACCTCCTCTGTGGAGAGGACTTGTCATCTAAAAACCTGTTAAAACAACCAGGCAGTTATGGTCAAGTAAGCTACGTTATGACAAGCTTGGTATAAACATGTTCCAATGTGAAATTTCTagctcagggctctccaaccctattcctggagaGTTCCCATCCTGTAAATGTTCGCTCCAACTCTAATTTAGAGCACATGATTTTAATTCTGGATGATCAATTGATCACAACTGAGGTTAGAGTGAAAACAGGAGGGTGgttctccaggaacatggttggagagccTTGGTCTAGCTAGATGAACCACTTAAAGAATCACATTGAGACAACCCTGGGTGGATTCACTCACTTCTTAGGGTATAGAGGGATGAAGATGTCATCATCCACAGAACTCCTCAATCTACCACTCACTGCTTCAACAAAGGCCTGGCAGGGGACAGGACCGAATGAAAACACAGGACAGGGACGGACAGAGGGAACTATTTACATTCTGACACACTCACAGGAAGTAGGTTAGGTTTCAAAATGTTTCTCTCCAATTCTGTGACTACAGCCAGTCAACATTCTGGTTGGCATTCTTTGTGACTAGAACCTTGACTAGGGAAGTGGTtcccaaagctgtcatcaagacaaagggttggctactttgaagagtttcaaatatattttgatttgttta from Oncorhynchus clarkii lewisi isolate Uvic-CL-2024 chromosome 25, UVic_Ocla_1.0, whole genome shotgun sequence encodes the following:
- the LOC139383305 gene encoding profilin-4 isoform X1 → MNQFQNLINDCLIDTKHVESAVILVAKTAAVTAASARFQVLPTQAQIFIDSFKHMTSTRERGFYFQDKAYTCVRADRNSIYCKCGTHGLILVKTALYVIVATYNDSMYPSVCVEAVEKLGRGMLMLLTAYNILIKQLSTAGFKAVYLKEKGK
- the LOC139383305 gene encoding profilin-4 isoform X2, with the translated sequence MNQFQNLINDCLIDTKHVESAVILVAKTAAVTAASARFQVLPTQAQIFIDSFKHMTSTRERGFYFQDKAYTCVRADRNSIYCKCGTHGLILVKTALYVIVATYNDSMYPSVCVEAVEKLAVYLKEKGK